Sequence from the Helianthus annuus cultivar XRQ/B chromosome 13, HanXRQr2.0-SUNRISE, whole genome shotgun sequence genome:
acataaaggacaaaactcgtcaattatgaacataaaggacagcacctgaaaatgggtataaagataaaggacaatccttgaaattcactctaaaattaatatattttctGCTTTTAGTTGCTCACGCCGTCAGTTTTGATCGGCCGATTGGTTAATGCCCACCAACATCTGTTAGCACTCCGGATATCAGATTACCTTGGAATGAATCAAGTAAGTTCTATGATCTTTTCGTTCTATATGACAATCggaaaaatttatttatttaacctattaaattaATTCTTTTGACTTTTATGCAGGAAGTGGTTATCATGCACTGGGCTTGTGCAAAGTTATCAGTATCATCGGCGATTCCTGATGCTACTCTTCTTGAAATTTTACTAGATAAGGTGTGCATACTGCGATGTTTTACACACAATTAACCGTGCCGTCTTAATTATtgtaagagtaaaatgccatttttgtccctgaggtttggtcacttttgcgactttcgtccaaaggtttggtTTTCCGCGTCTGGATCCagaaggtttgaaatcttgccattttcatctgactcgttaactccatccttttttctccgttaaatgaggggcatttccgcctttttagacattttttattaaaataaaaaacactaagaaataaagatccacatctgttgactttctccccacccaaaccccaaaaaaatgtctaaaaagatgACAATACCGCTGACTGAACGttaaaaaaatggatgaagttaatgtatcggatgaaaatggcaagattttaaaccttttggatccagatgtagAAAACCAAacttttggacgaaagtcgcaaaagtagccaaacctcagggacgaaaatggcatttacACACAGTTAACCATGCAGTCTTAATTATtgtaagagtaaaatgccattttccctgtggtttggtcacttttgcgattttcgtccaaaggtttggtTTTCTGCGTCTGGATCCagaaggtttgaaatcttgccattttcatctgactcgttaactccatccttTTTTATCCGTTAAATGAGGGGCATTtccgtctttttagacattttctattaaaataaaaaaacactaTAAGAAATAAAGATCCACATCTGTTGACTTTTTCCCCACCCAAACCCTTTAACTGTCAcaaaaaaaatgtctaaaaagacggCAATACCGCTGACTGAACgttaaaaaatggatggagttaatgtatcagatgaaaatgacaagaatttaaaccttttggatccagatgtggaaaaccaaacttttggacgaaagtcgcaaaagtagccaaacctcgggacgaaaatggcatttacTCTTGTTGTAATTTAAATGTAATAGCCAACTGTTTTGGAATTTCAGTTAAAGTTGTCTAGAAGCATTTCGTATGCTGCAGTTGCTGCTCATGCAGATCAGATTGGTCGCCGGAAATTAGCAGCTATGTTAGTCGAACATGAGCCTCTTTCCTCAAAGCAGGTACTccacttttgtttgtttttatttaaaatagcgtttacagaatatatatatatataacgtatACATATGTTACACAAGAAACTATGGTTGACTTTTCAGGTTCCTCTGTTACTCGGTATAGGGGAAGAAGATACAGCCTTATCAAAGGCAACCGAAAGTGGTGATACCGATCTTGTCTATCTTGTTCTGTTTCACATATGGCAGAAGGTATTAGTTTTTGTACAATTATAAGTTCGCATAatctatgttgtcaaagacgcaaggcgcaaaaacgcgtgggcttttttaagaaaagcgcacatagagaaaaaaatataaaaaatatgttatgctttgaaaaatataaaaaaatataaaaatgagtTTCTGAGCTTGAATTTAGTTGAACTCGTGCGTGCCCGCACGAATGCAGCTCCGGAAACCCGGGCCCGCGTGAGCCAGTTTTTCACGCCCTCGGTTTCGTTTTTAATATGGTCATTTGTTCTGTTTTACCTTTTTCCTGTGCCTCAACCACGTTTTTTGCGTctaggcgcgcgctttttgcGCCTCAGAaccgttttttcaaaaaaaagccCGTTTTTGCGCCTAGGCTACCACCAGGCGCTGTAGGTGCGCCCGggcgcctaggcgcgcgctttttgcgcttttgacaacatagcgCATAATGTCAAATTGTTAGTTTAATATGATTTTTTTGACTTATACAGAGGCCAGCACTGGAGTTATTTGGAATGATACAAGCTAGACCTCTTGCGCGCGACTTATTTATATGTTATGCACGGTGAGTCAGGATAGCTTAAGATTTTCTTGTTATTCACATTATTCCAATTTAATATAAAATGAAATTTTTAACATCGGTGTTTAATGCACAGATGCTATAAGCATGAGTTCTTGAAGGATTTCTTTCTTTCTACCGGTCAGCTTCATGTAAGCTCGCTTCCTTAATTAAACTTGATTACTTCCTCATTTTTTCTAGGGTTGTTAAACGGGCCATGTTcgcgaacccgaaaattttagacAAACCTGAACCTTAAAATCGTGTCATAtatatgaacccgaacacgacctgaATATTAGTGGGTTGACCCAAACAATCAAACACGACCCATTCAACCcggattttttaattttttccccACAAATTGATATATTAAAATTACTAAAAAACATAGAGgtatataatacaattacatttaaattataggcaaattggatttaaataatcccagctttctcaatttggccgataataatctcaacttagttattggccgataataatccgaactggtccacttttggccgataatagtcccaactttctcaatttggcccataataatctcaactcagttattggccaataataatccgaactgggccacttttggccgataataatccgccgttaaaacttacctcgaaacgatgcttcaaacggcttgatttttgttaactggaagtttaaacacccgaattgaagcaccgttttcgtcgtttggggcagtatttcgaggtaaattttacatcaatcgacttgtATCCTCGTTCtcatcaaaagccctaaaacatcagtttgtaattcggaaaaaaacttaactccgttaagctatatCTAACGCAgtctattatcggccaaaagtggacctgTTCGGGGCCAATAACTgcgttgggattattatcggccaaattgagaaagctgggattatttaaatccaatttgcctaaatTATGAAATCTTATGTCAATTTCTCTTTATGTTATAATTATGGCATTAAATACACACCCAGTTTAATTTAtgtcataaaacatattgtaaaaaagtataataaaatataaataggTTAAACAGGTCAACTCGCCAAccgaccaggttgacccgaacccaGCCCGTTTAGCTAAAggggttcgcgggttcaacctgaaattgaatcaacccgtttagactaaacccaaacccgcgaatttcgtgttaggttcgtgtcatGTTAGAAATTCACATCCTTAGTTTAAAAATGTCTGTACCACTATCTACTGTTGCATAACAGGTTTTTTTAATGTTATAGGATGTTGCTTTCTTATTATGGAAAGAATCATGGGAAACAGCGAAGAATCCAATGGCGAGTAGAGGATCTCCACTTCATGGTCCACGAGTAAAACTCATCGAGAAAGCTCAAAATCTTTTTGCGGAAACCAAGGAACATGTTTTTGAGTCAAAGGCTGCTGAAGAGCATGCAAAATTACTAAAGTAAGAATTGTTTTTATAAGATTGATATATTTGTATGTATATTGTAtcattattttttaaatttaatgcAGATTGCAGCATGAGCTGGAAGTAAGTACAAAGCAACCTATATTTGTCGATTCAAGTATTAGTGATACAATTCGGACATGCATAGTATTGGGCAATCATCGGGCTGCTCTAAAAGTTAAAACCGAATTTAAGGTAAGAGATCACTATCTGAATTACGGGATTGTTTGAGTCGATCACCATTGGATAAACAAAACCAAAAACACCATGGACTAAAAACACTCGGTTGAAATGTATTTTTTAATatcaatatggtactcatattaaagataaaaaaaacgctcgttattatggtgtactttaaaaaaaacccgtttatgtataaaaaagttattttcTAAAAAAGATGGGAAGTTGCATTGTGGGTTTCTGAATTTAAGACACAGCGAAATTACATATACCCCTATGCCATTAAATCAGTCAATACtcatctttctatactaataaacaaaaatcctttttggacacgtgtcattctctggtaatttctcttttactaaataataataataatattaaacatcaatttaactaaatttatttatctcttttgttttcataatctgaaattgatttcttttttaactctaaagtttcaatctttggcaatttaagtttaaagtttcaatctttggtattttaaccctttgattaatttgatttttcacttctaattcaataGTTTTCATCTTTTTGCAATTTAactcctttaattttttttttttactttcaacccaaaacttttcatctttcgcaatttaatctcaacattttttttactttcaactttagtctcttatatacttttcatttttcataagttctccgtttaacgtgtcgttctaaatttccgagttaacacgtcgcaacgtgcgcgtggggttcaacgttttttcatctatttttttcctgtttgacatgtccgtcgcagcgcgtctatttttcctgtttgataggtctgtcgcaacgtgcgaTTGATTATTTTTTTATCGGTTTTACACATaggctcgtggtcatgtgagaaaTATTCGCCTTTCATCTAACATaatatataactaatgaatcccccgccacattgcggcgggtggtaattctagttAGATTAGATTATATATTAAAATACAAGTGAATTGCACCGGTGAGTTTTTCTTTTTTCTCCAACTAACCACAAGCTTTTTTTATTTTCTCAAATTGACCACAAGCTTTTCCTTTTTCCCTAATCAACACTTTTAAATTTCACTATGCCATTAACATATATTAAGTAATGTATTTATTGATCTAAATATAAACATCTTATAAAATAATCTTATAAGTTTTAAACAAAGCCGTGTTCGTAATTGAGCAACTATTTTACATGGATTCCGCCCGGATATCGGTATTGTTACTATTGTAAGCGTTACCGATAtccatttttatagttttttttttcgatgtaaaacacgtgtcgacATCCTTTTGGGTATATCACTATTGTTTCTTTTTCGGTTGCAACAGGCATCTGTACCATAATGATACTTTAACGAAACGAACCAATGCCGATCAAATTCCCGCCGCGTAGCGCGAGTAATTTTACTAGTTAAAagtaaaacacaatttacaaagATGCCACTAATCAATCTCATCCATCCAAAATTACAATCTAACGGTCCATTGAACTTCTTAAGACTTCTTAGGTAAAACACCCTTTGTAgactaaggtggtgtttgtttttctaaaaaagatcTGCGCAGGCTCTTctgtctgcgccgcgcagaccaCGCACAGACATTGCCAtctgcagactgtttgtttttccgaagACGTTTCATAAAAAAACGTCTGCGCaagctcttcttggtgcagacttggccAAGCCACTTCTAAGGTCTTCTAAGGTCTGCACTctgcagagggttaaacaccaccaccactgtccaccacccaccaccgtccatcaccaccaccaccgtccaccactgTCCATCAACACCACCCACCACCTccacgtccaccacccaccaccaccctccgtccacgtccaccaccaccgtccaacAACactaccaccacccaccaccaccgtccgtacaccaccaccggtttattttagaagtctacatacgctaaaaaacagtcttcttcttgcatactgcagaggtttggtccacctcttcttctacagatgtctgcagatgtcgTCCGCAGACTGCaagacattttacctcttaaaaaacaaacagcacctaactCTACCCATTCAAGTTATCTATGTTGTCAAACGCgcaaaaagcgcgcgcctaggcgcagCGAGGCACAGCTATAGCGCCTGGTGGCagcctaggcgcaaaaatgggTTTTTTTGAAAAAAGCGGTCTGAGGCGCAGGAAAGGCGCGAAAAAAGCCTGAGGCGCAGCGCAAAAAACAGggaaaaaacgaaaaaaaagaggaaaaaacgAAACTGAGTGAAGCCCGGgtttttcggagctgcattcgtgtccgcaggtgCGGGCACGCAtgagttcaaccaaattccagctcagaaactcattttatatttttttctctatgtgcgcttttcttaaaaaagcccacgctttttttgcgccttgcgcctaggctccgggcgaggccgatgcgcctcgcctgcgccttgcgtctttgacaacatagcaagttatattattttagacATCTTTTTTTGGTATGAATTCCCAACTTATTGATGTAACATACTTTTAATCAGGTTTCGGAGAAACGATGGTATTGGCTCAAAGTTTTCGCGTTGGTAACAATAAGGGACTGGGATGCGTTGGAGAAGTTTTCTAAGGAGAAACGGCCTCCAACTGGTATGGTTTTCTACGCCGTTTTGAATCCTTTTTTTTTCGTACATATAGAATGAAAAAGAAATTTAAACTGAAAATAAAGTAAATGCATTTTTTTTATTTCCGGTGTGGTATTATAGGTTTTAAGCCATTTGTGGAGGCTTGCATTGATGCTGATGAAAAAAGTGAAGCCGTTAAGTATATTTCAAAGCTTGCAGATCCTCGTGAGAAAGCAGAGGTATTTTTATATTGAGTAAATTACacgaatggtccctgtggtttaccaaaatttagGATCtagtccctagctttccaaaaagTACACggatgctccctgtggtttgcattttgtaacgcatttagtccccaactttttccaAAGTATAGGTAGCAAAATGATCCGGCTatgttgggtaacgggtcaaaataggtGTTTCTAGCCCGGGTCAAGTAAGTCAGATTGGGTTGGGTCAAAGTCAAACAAAACACTTTTAttttctcgttttgaattttataTTAGTTTATAGAACTTTATTGTCATTTCATTTTGATTAAGCGCTTTTAAAAGGTTTTATACATTTCCGTTGACTTTAAACCCGTTGACTTGTTCGTTTAGCTCGTTTCTTTTTAGCTTTAGTTATTTGCAGTAGGCATAAAAAAAAGTGTATGTGTGAACAGGCGTATGCACGAATAGGCATGGCAAAAGAAGCAGCTGAAGCTGCGTCACAGAGTAAAGATGGCGAGTTGTTGGAGCGCCTTAAAAACACTTTACAACAGAATACAACTGCTTCTTCGATTTTTGATACTCTCAGGGACCGACTCTCATTCCCAGGCGTTTCGTAGTCTTCATGACGTGTGCACGTGCGTTTTGATCTTTATTTGCGGGTAATTAAATTGTCAATAAAAATTAGTCTGTGTGTAAAAGTGTGTTGTAATAACAAATTTATCGATTCTGGAAATTTTCTGCTTCTTAATcgggtgtgtgtgtgttaattTATGTTTTTGGCTTGTAAGTCGTTCAATAGAAGGAAAACGTTTTGGATTTCGGTTTTAGTTTCTTGTTCATAAATTTGAATTTGTGAAAAGTTTGTATCGATGAAGTTGATGTTGAATTTGATCCTTGTTGCATTGTGTTTTTACATCCCACTGCTTTGGCTATGCCTATGAATGATTTTATATGCCACATAATGGAAGATTTGGTACAAATCTGATAAAAtttaatgattaaaaaaaataaaaaatatcacATTTGGTGGTCAAATAGCATAATCCTCAATTTAGAAAGACCAAAAATCAAATCAGAGGTATCTGGTTTGTCATTTTATCTTAAGATATTGTAATTTGTGTTAAtcatgtttgattttttttttttttttgaacggccaatgAATTCTCTAAACACCACATCGGGGTACACTCGTCTCCGAactggggaaaaccctcacctaggacAGGCCCATTCAGTTCAAgcatcgaactagcgatcgccgcctactcgtcCGGTCTCctatcatcaccaggtgccgctgAAAACTAATGAAGAGAagcaggaattgaacttgggtctttTGGAAACCcaagtctctcccttaccactgcACCACAAGCTCATCGGCAATCATGTttgatttctgtttgttttctcAAAGAAGTTGATGTggggtgacggtggtggtggactGGTGGTGAACCTAAAATGATGACAAACACAACTCGTTTAATctgaatattttattttaatttttccATATTGGCAATATACAAATACAAATTTacaattaaaaacacaaacctaCATAAAACAATCATAAACTGTAAAACCcaattcttgatttttttttatgcATATTAACATTAACACTATAAATTACAAACTTTTAGTAAAAAATACACTATAGTGACATTTAAACTATAAAACTTAATTCTAATTTCTTTATCTtctgaattttgaaaaagaaaaaaccaAATCAATTTAACTTGTCATAAAACATACAttgtttaaatttaaaataaacaaATCAAACAAGTTCAAATGCGATACATTTAACTAAACATAAACATGTATGAGTATGATCCGAAACTGACCTAACCAAACACAAACCGGCGAAACTCATGTTAACGCTCGGTAACTAATTTTAACGTACAAGAAATAACTAATTTCAACAGATAACGAATGAAAAAACTCCAGATTCTAATTCTATTGAAATCTAACAAATTCAAACTAATTAAAACAACATTTTGTTAATCGTTAATTAAAATGCTATAATATTAAGTGTCAACCATAATAATCATGCAAACCATAAAACAATACCAGTAAAGGAAGCAAAACACCTTAATTCCCCATTTATTTTACCAGTAACCgttacaaataaataaaaaaaaaacaacccagAAATCTGCTTTTTAGTTTTTACGCCTTCAATTCGCTCGGGTTTCACTCTGAACCTTTCCCGACAGCATCGGTGACCAAAGTCAACGGTCTCTCATCTATGACTTCATCAATGATACCAAACTCTTTAGCCTCTTGTGGGGTCATAAAATAGTCTCTATCCATGTTCTTCTGAATTACATCGACAGGCTGTCCGGTATGCTTTGCATACAACGCATTCAACGAATCCCACATCCGAATAATCTGTTTTGTGTGAATAGTCATGTCTTTAGCCTGCCCGCTATATCCGCCTGACGGTTGGTGGATCATGATGGTTGCGTTCGGAAGAGACCGCCGTTCACCCTTGGCACCAGCCGCCAATAGCAGAGAAGCCATTGATGCGGCTTGACCTAAACATATTGTGTTGATTGGAGAACGAATGTATTGCATTGTATCGTATAtcgcaagacctgcaagaagaaGAATCGACCACGTTATGATTTGAACACATGGTTAGAATTTGTGATCGAAAGAAAAAGTAAACAGAAGACTTTTAGCGACAGCTTGTGGTTATATTGTTGGAAGAAGAGTATTACACTAAACTAGACTATGCCTgctttagagtaaattgccattttagtccttgaggtttgaccaaaattgccactttagtccaaatagttttttttcttgccattttagtccacatagttttgttttctaccaatttagtccctgacttttgtcattttttgccattttgatcgaccaccaccacctcccacctACCACATCACAACCTTCTATCATCACCGCCACCTGCCTACACCGTCACCacccacccacccccacccaccatttccaccaccaccggccactttTCGGCTACCCACGCCATCAACCAACACCACTGCCATCATCGTAAAACCAAAAACCACTGCCATCATCTTCACTGTAAACCAGCACAACACCATCCCCATTCCATCGcacctgcaaaaaaaaaaaaagaaagaaaaatgtggtttgaccaaaattcacctAAATTGACTAAATTTTTTGAATGGAGTTGGtgggttggatgaaaatggcaaaaaatgacaaaagtcagggactaaaatggcagaaaacaaaactatttggactaaaatggcaagaaaaaaactatttggactaaagtgacaatttTGGTCAAACTtcaggactaaaatgacaacttACTCCCTGCTTTAATATTAATAAGCTTCAAGTGTAAGCATTGTAAAATTGTAAAATAATAAGATTTAAAGATAGCAACAGTTGCAGATTTTTAGTTGTGTTATATCAAATTTTGTGTCTTACTAGATTTGGGAAAACATGATGAAACATCAAACTTCAAACttcaaaaacaatataaaaacaTGTCCAAATGCAAAATTTGAAGAAGAATAGTTCAAAACAATTCATTTTTTGAACCAGTATTGCATCTTAAAAGTAAAAATGCTATATGCCAAGAAAATATTTCTATCTATATACACATTCAAGTACATTGTACATCAAATTTTTTTTGGAACCATGCTAACACCAACTGCAGCGAACATGCTCCACGTGGATATCTATTATTCAAAAACTGTACAGTTACCTACCTTCTTCCCCTATAAGCTCCTCCAAATACTACACTGTAACTTGATATTACATCCAGAAAAGTACTCAACACTTGAAAATCCAATGAAAGGGACAATCTGCTGAATCTAGTgaaagtgttgaaacttgtttcgAAAACCATAATGCGTATTACAGATATAATTAAACTGAAAACTAGAAAAGGTTCTGAGATATGATGAATTCAAGGATAGTGTATAAAAAaactttaaattttattattataataatacacCAATTTTACAAGAAATGAacttttgtttgttcttccaCTTAATAAATGAGAAATATTCCTGATAGATTCACCCACAATATAATCTGGTTTTGAATTTTTTCCTCTCTATGCTTCCACTATAAGCTCAGCTACAATTCTATAATGCATTTTGAATACATTATCCAAAATGAGTGTCAAAACACCTTTTTTACTAAGATTATGTGTATATCTCTACCACTTTTTAACTGAAATACAACCTAAAGTGTCTAGCAACAAAACTGAGGCTACTAATTAACAAATATTACCTTACAACACCTAACTTTTTGTGTTTTAAGCAGAATAGTCCTTCAAATGATAACACGTTGACGCCTTGATGATCTTTAAAGGGTTTTAAGGTGATTAACTTATATCAAACCTTGCACTCACTCCCCCAAAACTAAGTTACGCGTTGATGCCTTGATGGTCCTCAAATGATTTATGATCCCAATGAGGTAAAGTTCAGGTTATATTATAACTAAAACTCACATAACACTAGCTTCAAGAATGCAAGACTACCTCACTCCCAAAAGGAATAAAAcaaaaacactttgttttgtactCAAAAGCTAGTACTTTCCGAAACTCAAAATCAAGATAAACTATTTAACACCAAACTACTaatcatagttgttaaaagccatcgcctctcgcgcctaggcccatttttcaggcgaggcgaggCGAGGCAGTTGCGCCTTGAGTCGAGGAacttgcgctttaattctccaggtgatggttcaggtgcacattccggcgagattcctagattccggagagTTTCCGGCCAAATTTTCTAATTTCCGGCAAGATTCTAGCCAGATCCGTATTTTAtctaaggaaaactacttttctacactaatacattaatattttataacttttggtactaaagtaaataaatgatataaagtgttatatagattttgtttattttatttaaagaatggtattctttttctaatacataatatgtttttaatttttttttccattATGCGCTTTATTTTTCTCAGGCCCTTGCTTTTTTTGCgttttgcgcctaggccccaggcgaggcctatgcgcctagcgcctttaataactatgctaCTAATCATACATGCAGTCAAAAATTTATTCTTCTTAGAAGAGCTATAAACCTCTAACAACAAAAACTATTCAAACAAAAGCATTCAAACAACCACATATAGAGCTGTAAATaaaccgaacgaacacaaacaaggccttgttcgtgttcgttcgttaaagaaataaatgtgttcacgagcggttcatgaacacttaccgaacgagattttatgttcgtgttcgttcattaaggaaatgaatgtgttcacgaacgattcacgaacacaaataaattcgGCAAACGCGATGAAGGCTAAAAGTGGATGGCGGAGAGAGCATCGCCAGAACTTTAAGCCGTATCCCTAATCGTTGAATGGAGGTCGATAGTGTTCGTCGATGTGAATAATAAGGAAAGGGAAACAGTGCATAAACAAGATGGAAATAAGGTTTCCTAGTTTAATAGTAAATAGTTAGggtaacaaaataaataaaaattgaaGAATATAGAAACTTTAGATAAAGTATATAAAAGTACAAAATCTTTAATTAACAACACAAAAAaaaacgaacaaacataaacgaacgtaaATAAACGAATGATCatgaacacgttaccgaacgttcactaacacaattgaacgaacgagacctctgttcatgttcgttcatttaactaatcgaacaaaTTTTCTTGTACATATTCGTTCGTTTATTAGacgaacgaacgtaaacgaacaacagttcacgaactgttcgctaaacgttcggttcgtttacagtcCTAACCACATACATACAAACATCAAATTGAAATTAAAACTTACCACTTCCAGAATCAAAACACATAGAAACTGCCAATAAACCCTAATTTGCATAATAATAAGGAATCAAAGATAacactcaacatacaaacaatcaaaacaagtAGAATCAGAATTCAACTACCTGCAGTAACCGCTCCACCAGGAGAATTAAGATACATGTTAATAGGCTTCGAAGGATTCTCCGATTCCAGAAACAGAAGCTGAGCAACCACAACGTGTGATGTGTCATCGGAAATCGGACCGTTGATAACAACAATTCGTTCTTTGAGGAGTCGAGAGAAGATGTCGTAGGCTCGCTCTCCACGAGACG
This genomic interval carries:
- the LOC110897373 gene encoding ATP-dependent Clp protease proteolytic subunit 2, mitochondrial → MQNPITRSFSNLWRVASTAAATRSTVNHQWRPYSLIPMVIEHSSRGERAYDIFSRLLKERIVVINGPISDDTSHVVVAQLLFLESENPSKPINMYLNSPGGAVTAGLAIYDTMQYIRSPINTICLGQAASMASLLLAAGAKGERRSLPNATIMIHQPSGGYSGQAKDMTIHTKQIIRMWDSLNALYAKHTGQPVDVIQKNMDRDYFMTPQEAKEFGIIDEVIDERPLTLVTDAVGKGSE